The Elusimicrobiota bacterium region CAGACAGGTTAACATTAAGATACTTTATTGGTGAATAATTCACCCCTAAATTAGCTGTATTTTCTGGTATAGCAAAAATTTTTTCATCTTTTTGCCAGCCGGGGTCAGTTTTGTCTTCTATGGGTTTCTGGAAAGTATGGTTAGCAAAAAGTTCTACTTTGCAGACAGTTGTTTTCAGTTCTGTTTCTACACCTTGAACGGTTATTTCACCGTAATTGCGATATGTGTACCTTCCGGCGACTCTTGTATCAGGTGCAACAAGGTCAAGTAGATTATTGTAGAAATAATTTACTGCAACGGTTAAATCTTTGCTGAAGTAGTACATTATCTGGCTTTGATAACTGTTCATTTTTTCCGGCTTAAGATCAGGTCCACCATAGTAGCCCATTACACCTGTCACATAGCGATAGAAATAAGATGGGTTCAAGAAAGATTCGTTATAGATCAGTTTCCAGTAGAAGTCTTTAAAAGCATTCCAAATCAGAGAAAGTCGTGGGTTTAAAGAACCACCAACATCTTTATAGTAATCATATCTTGCACCGACATTCCCAATAACCTGCGGTGTAATTTTTTGTTCTGTCTGTAGATAGCAAGCAAGATAATACTCATCACCAGGCTTTAGTGGGTCTTGCGCAACATGATCAATCATACTTGAAGCATAAGTTTGGTATGCAGTAGATTCTAATAATTTTCTATACTCAGGTTGTATACCAAACAAAATATCGCCTTTGAATAAAGGTTTTGAGACAGAATATTCAACACCACCAACAACACCTTCTACATCCCATCTGAACAATTTACCCAGCTCTTCCTTTTCCCATTCTCTTTGTGGCGATAGAAGTTGCCATGAAAACCAATAGTTGTAATCAAAGTAATGGTTAAGTTTGAATTTCATATCGTTCAGTGAACAATCATAAGTTAAATCAATATTCCCTGTTCGGAAAATCTGCTTATAAGGAAGGTTTGCTTTGTCATACTCTATGAGTTGACCGGAGTTGCCACGTGGATTAAAATAACTTGAATTGCTAAATGAACCCGCGAAAGTTAGATTACCTTCTTTAAGTTTCAGCCCGAAATCGTAACTCGGGCCGTAATGGTCAACATATTCGTAACCATCAATTGGAGTTTTAGAACCATCACGGTTTTTTGCTATATCTGCTTTTTCGCCTGATGTTTCTGCATAAGAACACCACATTACCAGATTATCTTTACCGTAGAGAATATCAGTTTTAAC contains the following coding sequences:
- a CDS encoding TonB-dependent receptor, which translates into the protein MSTQQKYSLVLAFLVMGLVWGIGAEALAQEVVTKEELLFREIPIVVTAAKKEQSATEAPAAVTVITAEEIKNMGARNLLDVLKTVPGFNIIQDTNEHLVAMRGIYASTNQKFLLLRDGYRLNEWMWNTIEYDYSQSVENIKRIEVIRSPGASLYGSAALCGVVNIITKDATEIDGWQTKISAGNFGQVKTDILYGKDNLVMWCSYAETSGEKADIAKNRDGSKTPIDGYEYVDHYGPSYDFGLKLKEGNLTFAGSFSNSSYFNPRGNSGQLIEYDKANLPYKQIFRTGNIDLTYDCSLNDMKFKLNHYFDYNYWFSWQLLSPQREWEKEELGKLFRWDVEGVVGGVEYSVSKPLFKGDILFGIQPEYRKLLESTAYQTYASSMIDHVAQDPLKPGDEYYLACYLQTEQKITPQVIGNVGARYDYYKDVGGSLNPRLSLIWNAFKDFYWKLIYNESFLNPSYFYRYVTGVMGYYGGPDLKPEKMNSYQSQIMYYFSKDLTVAVNYFYNNLLDLVAPDTRVAGRYTYRNYGEITVQGVETELKTTVCKVELFANHTFQKPIEDKTDPGWQKDEKIFAIPENTANLGVNYSPIKYLNVNLSGNWLDKTEVKSQNLPQSIYYPDWELPSIMTLNLVFTVKEIFKTAELQLACYNLLNEEYYLGGTAVPYRQQGRWFLISAGYKF